The stretch of DNA CGGCTCTGCGCCGTAAAATCAAGATACTGCTATGAGATTGCCGCGTCCTAACGCCTTCGGCGTTTCTCCTCGCAATGACGTTGGAGTTCGTGACGCTTTTCATCAAACGGGACTCCATTTCTCGAATCCTGACTAATCACGTCAGGGAATTTGTCCAGCTTCTGACCACCTTCTGACCACCTTTTGACCATCTTTTGTCCATCTTCTGACCATCTTTCCCACCCCAAGAAATCGCTTCGCAATTTCTCGGGGACCCCGGGTCTGGAATCGATTCTGCCGAAGCTGTAGGCTTCCAGCCGCTACTTTGGGGGAGTATTTGACCATGATTCCTGACCGCAAAGAGTTAAATCTGACTTGGTGCCGGGAATTCTATAGAATTCTCACGAACCTCATGCCTGAGACCTGCTTGACGACCCCCTTAAGTTCCATACTCAGTAGAGTTGGGAGAAGCGCCGAAGAAGTTATCCTTAGCTTTTCCACAAGACTGTCCACATGCATGGGCTCTGGACCAAGAAGACGGTATATGCGGAGCTCGTCCGGATCGAGCTCGGGTCCTACGACTTTATCTTTAGCTTCTGCGTTACTTGTAGGACGGTAGACGGAGCCGAACTCCTCTAAAATATCCTCAACCCGACCTACGAGTTTGGCGCCGTCCTTTAAGAGCTTATTTGTTCCCTGCGACTGGTCTGAAAAAATTCCGCCCGGCACGGCAAACACCTCACGACCTGCATCGGCAGCCCATCTAGCTGTGATTAGCGCGCCTGATGATTGTCCAGCCTCTACGGCAACGACGCCGTGCGAGATGCCTGCGATTATTCGGTTGCGTCGCGGAAAAAGGCCGGGTTCAGGTGTCGTCCCAGGCAGGAATTCGCTGATTACAGCGCCCTGCATTGAGATTTGCCCGAAAAGTTCACTATTCTCAGGAGGATACGCTATGTCTATTCCGCATCCGAGAACCGCAATGGTTCGAGAACCCGAACTCAGGCAGCCTTTGTGTGCAAGTGTGTCTATGCCGCGAGCAGCGCCGGATACGATTACTACTCCCCGTGTTCCCAACTCCCGGGCAAGTCTTTCAGCCGCTGCGCGTCCGTAGCCTGTAGGATGACGAGTACCTACGATTGCGATGACGAGCTTTTCTTCAGCGTAAAGGTTACCCCTGACAAAGAGAACGGCTGGAGGTTGTTGCGATGATTTAAGAAGAACCGGATACTCAGGGTCAAGAAAGGAGATTATTCTGGCTCCTATCTCTGAGAGCGTGGAAAGAGCTTTTCTTACCCTATCCGTTCGCCTGTAAGAGGCAACCCTTTCCGCTATCTTATCGCCCAAGCCTGCTTCGGAAAGTTCATTCTTTGAAGCGCTTAAAGCGGCTTCGGCGCATCCGAACTTATCCAGAAGCCTTGAAAGACGCGTTTGACCGAGACCTTCTATGGAAAGAAGGTCAACACAGGCTTCGTTTTTCAATTCCTGCCTCCCGGATTACGGATAGACGAATGGCAAGCAAGAAGCTCGTTCAATCTATTTTTCAGCTCTGAAATGCCGTCTCCTTTCAGAGCTGATATGTAAATCACTTTTTTTTCGCCTTTGATTTTAGGCTTTTTCGTTGAGATGTCCATCTTGTTTACGACGACTATCCGCTTTCTCTGAAGAAGATCGGGGTTGTAGCTTGCAAGCTCGGAGGTTAACGTGCAGAAGGCTTCTTGAGGGTTTTCGTCCGCGGCAAGTACGAAGAGAAGAACGCTGGTTCTTTCGATGTGGCGCAGGAATCTCAAGCCTAATCCTTTCCCCTCTGCGGCGCCCTCAATTATCCCCGGGATATCGGACAAGGTAAAGGAAAGATGCTCGTCGCGAAGTACGCCGAGGTTGGGTGAAAGTGTTGTGAACGGATAGGAGGCTATTTTAGGCTCGGCATTAGTAAGAGCCTTGAGTAAAGTGGATTTGCCGGCGTTCGGAAGTCCTACGAGACCTACATCGGCAAGAAGCCGAAGAAGGAGTTTAAGCTTGCGCCTTTCTCCTGGTTTACCCTCCTCGAACTCTCTCGGCGCCTGATGAGTTGAGGATGCAAAATGCGCATTGCCCCTGCCGCCCTTTCCGCCCTTTGCGACAAGAAGACGCTCACCGTGCTTGAGAACTGAACCCAGCAACTCGTCTGTCTCGACATTGTAAACGTCTGTGCCTAAAGGCACCTCGATTACCCTGCTTTCGCCTCTTGCCCCGTACATCTTTTTACCCTTTCCGTGAACGCCTCTTCCCGCTTTGTACGTTACGTGGTATTCGAGATCTGCTAGCGTTGCAAGGTGCAGGTTCCCTTCAAGGTAAACGGAACCGCCGTCTCCGCCATCGCCGCCGTCAGGCCCGCCGCGCGGGACGAACTTCTCGCGCCTGAAGCTGACGCACCCCGAGCCTCCGTCTCCGGCGATAACCTTGACTGATACCTCATCTACGAAACGCATATTTAACTTTATTCAAATGTGAAAAAAAATCAAGTTTCGTATGCGCTGTATTTTTGGTGCTTGACATTTATTATTTAAGGACTATGATTTAAAATAATCAGACTATTTACGCCTCTGATAAGTGCATTAAGTTGAAAACAAAAAAATTAAACTCAAGGAGGGTAAGCAGCGCAATGAAAGAGGCGAGAATATACAGGACAGGAAGGCGAGATTGGGATACGGGTAGAATAGGTCTTAATTCCTTTCAAATTTCCACAAATAGTAAAGTCAAAAGAGTTATATCTACTAGGAGGTATATTATGACTAGACGAAAAGTGCTGGCAACACTTTTTATTATTACGGGACTGATGTTGGCTACATCTCCCGTTTTTGCTCAGTGGCACACCGATACAAGAATCTCCAATACGGCTTCTTCATCGTACTCCGCTTACAACAGCGGAGCTTGGAGCATTGCTGCCGATAACGCAGACGTTTATATAGTCTGGAGAGATCAGAGCTTCACACAGTACGTACGCGGCGTTGTCTTTCCGATAGGAACACCGCCAGCTCCAGGTTCAGGAACCGCGCTAAGCACTGGTTCGGTTTCCTACGATGTAGGCGTGGCGGCAGGCGATAACACTAACGCGCACGTCGTATGGGATTATTCCAGCCATCAGTATTATAACGGATACAACGGTTCTTCCTGGGGCTCTGAGTACGATCACTTCTACACGGGCGATAACATGCGCGCACAATCCATAGCTAATAATTCGGCAGGAACTTCCTTTATTGTAACAACAGGCACGTGGAACAATCCGGCTTTTGTTTATCGAATCCGGTACCGCGAACGCTCTGCAGGCGGCAGCTGGACGCCTATGACTGATATTTGGGCACCGCCTTCAACCGACTACCATTATTTTGTAGCGCCTTCGATTTGCTTGACACCTACCGGTACAAGGCACATATCAATGGGGATTTACAGGACAGCAGGCCCGTCGTATACAATTGGGCACATGTGGAGCCCGAATGGAACCTCCTGGTCAAGCGAGTACGTTCTGCCGGCAAACAGCGCTTATCACGTTTACCCGACTTCTATCTGCAGCGATAAAAATGGTAATATCTTTATCGCCTACCTGAGTTACCCTTCTCCCTATCAAGTTCGAGTTATCGATAATGTAGGCGGCAGCTGGAACGCACCTGTAACTATATCAAACTCTACGACATCGATTAGTTACGTTTCAATTTGTTCGGATACGTTCGGCAACGTATGGGTTGGCTGGGACCAGGCCGGCGGAGCGGCTAACGAAATATTCTACGCAATGCGTCCGGCAGGCGGACCATGGGGAACACCGCAACCGTTAACCGCAAATGACGGTTATACGTCACGTTATATTAATCTGACAGCCGATAAAAATGGAAACGTTCACGCTAGTTGGACAGACAACCGCGATGGCAACTACGAGATATACTATAACTGGTTTGGCGGATCAAGCGGACCCGGTCCTGGCGGCGAGCGCGACCTTGCCTGCACGAGGATTCTGCAGCCCGTGGGCAAGATACAGAAGGGGACAATAGAGCCTAAGGCGGTTATTGCCAATCTGGGCGAGGAAATAGACTCAGGCTACGCCAAGTGCTTTATCACAGGACCCGGAGCCAACTACAACAAGGGCAACAAAGAAGGAATAGTGTACCTTGATCCAGGCCAGGAGAAGGAGATAACGTTCCCGGACTGGGAGCCTTCAGGCGTACCCGGCGACCAGTATCGCGTAGAAGTTGTTGTTTATCTCTGGCCCGAGAAGACGATAGCGGATTACGACTCTACGAACAACACAAAGGTCGCGTATGCAACTATCGCTTCAGGAACCGAAGTCGTGGCTACTACGGTAGTCAGACCTGAGGAAGGTTCCACTGTAGACAAGATGAAGCCCGCGGCATACTTCACGAACATAGGCACCGATCCCGCAGTTAATTTTTACTGCCATGCGGATATAACCCCGGGACCAACCACTGCCGAATACATGGACAGCGTGGGAGTATCGGATACCCTTCAGCCGGGTGATTCGACCTTAATCGAGTTTAAGGACTGGATATGCCTTGATGAAGCTCCCTTTACTGCAGAGTTTTATGTTACAGGTGTAGACGGAGCATTGAGGATCGTCAACTTTAACGGAACACCCTGGACCGGTATCGCCGAGAAGCCATACCTT from bacterium encodes:
- the dprA gene encoding DNA-protecting protein DprA; its protein translation is MKNEACVDLLSIEGLGQTRLSRLLDKFGCAEAALSASKNELSEAGLGDKIAERVASYRRTDRVRKALSTLSEIGARIISFLDPEYPVLLKSSQQPPAVLFVRGNLYAEEKLVIAIVGTRHPTGYGRAAAERLARELGTRGVVIVSGAARGIDTLAHKGCLSSGSRTIAVLGCGIDIAYPPENSELFGQISMQGAVISEFLPGTTPEPGLFPRRNRIIAGISHGVVAVEAGQSSGALITARWAADAGREVFAVPGGIFSDQSQGTNKLLKDGAKLVGRVEDILEEFGSVYRPTSNAEAKDKVVGPELDPDELRIYRLLGPEPMHVDSLVEKLRITSSALLPTLLSMELKGVVKQVSGMRFVRIL
- the obgE gene encoding GTPase ObgE → MRFVDEVSVKVIAGDGGSGCVSFRREKFVPRGGPDGGDGGDGGSVYLEGNLHLATLADLEYHVTYKAGRGVHGKGKKMYGARGESRVIEVPLGTDVYNVETDELLGSVLKHGERLLVAKGGKGGRGNAHFASSTHQAPREFEEGKPGERRKLKLLLRLLADVGLVGLPNAGKSTLLKALTNAEPKIASYPFTTLSPNLGVLRDEHLSFTLSDIPGIIEGAAEGKGLGLRFLRHIERTSVLLFVLAADENPQEAFCTLTSELASYNPDLLQRKRIVVVNKMDISTKKPKIKGEKKVIYISALKGDGISELKNRLNELLACHSSIRNPGGRN
- a CDS encoding T9SS type A sorting domain-containing protein: MTRRKVLATLFIITGLMLATSPVFAQWHTDTRISNTASSSYSAYNSGAWSIAADNADVYIVWRDQSFTQYVRGVVFPIGTPPAPGSGTALSTGSVSYDVGVAAGDNTNAHVVWDYSSHQYYNGYNGSSWGSEYDHFYTGDNMRAQSIANNSAGTSFIVTTGTWNNPAFVYRIRYRERSAGGSWTPMTDIWAPPSTDYHYFVAPSICLTPTGTRHISMGIYRTAGPSYTIGHMWSPNGTSWSSEYVLPANSAYHVYPTSICSDKNGNIFIAYLSYPSPYQVRVIDNVGGSWNAPVTISNSTTSISYVSICSDTFGNVWVGWDQAGGAANEIFYAMRPAGGPWGTPQPLTANDGYTSRYINLTADKNGNVHASWTDNRDGNYEIYYNWFGGSSGPGPGGERDLACTRILQPVGKIQKGTIEPKAVIANLGEEIDSGYAKCFITGPGANYNKGNKEGIVYLDPGQEKEITFPDWEPSGVPGDQYRVEVVVYLWPEKTIADYDSTNNTKVAYATIASGTEVVATTVVRPEEGSTVDKMKPAAYFTNIGTDPAVNFYCHADITPGPTTAEYMDSVGVSDTLQPGDSTLIEFKDWICLDEAPFTAEFYVTGVDGALRIVNFNGTPWTGIAEKPYLYAPGLSISGTNINFTLPKAASVSLKVYDATGKLVSTLLEGSAAQGNHSYNLSAHSGVYFVKLVTPDYSAVRKVVIF